Genomic segment of Tursiops truncatus isolate mTurTru1 chromosome 5, mTurTru1.mat.Y, whole genome shotgun sequence:
AACACCATTCAAGAGTTGTTCCTTCCacaacttcaattttttttttcttttgcagatcCAGCATTAAGCATGGTACCCGGTAAAGATAGGAGTAACTGTCGGGACAGTGGTTAAGACCGAGGGCTCTGCAGCCACACTGCCCGGGTCAGATCCCGGCTCTGCtgtgcgaccttgggcaagttccttaggCCCACACTCCCCATGCCTCCGAGCCCCCAAACCTTAAATAAAAGACAACGGCACCTCCCTCACAGACCTGCTATGAGCATTTAATAAGATCACGGTTATGAAGTGcttaaacagtgcctggcatgtaagtGCTATAAGTGCTTATTCCAAACACAGAAGTCCCAAATAGCTCCCAATTCCATTTAAATAAGATGTAACCTCAGGCCAGAAGCAAGCTTCTTCTCAGCCCAAGCTTTAGAAATATCCTGTGCAAACAGCCGTCAAAGCGGCTCAGACACCGGCTCTGCTGGGCGAGTCCGTCCCCACTCCACGAAGGCAGGGCCTGCATCTTATTCCTCATCATCCCCGGGCCCAGCAGAGTCCCTGGCCCGAATGGGTGCTCAGTGAAAACATGCTTAACACCCCCTTAAATAGAGGAGAGCGGGAAACTGAGATCTAGGCAAACACAAAAGAGCTCACTCTCTCTGTGACCTTGTAGTGCCACCCATACTCACAAAGGGCTGAATATGATTTCGGGGACAAAGGATGCTTCCTGTGGGTTTGTGGCTTGGCACTAATTCAGGCATGTGGGCCCAGATGTTCCATCTAGATCAGCGGCAGGTTCCATGCAGCTACTCCTCTTTAACAGACAGAACACGGTTTACAGGCTCCAGGCTTACCCAGCCCTGCTACGGGTCACACACAGTGCTGAGACCTTGGCACACACTTCCACGTCTTACCCTCCTAACAATTATCACCGACCCCCATTATATAgacggagaaactgaggcctagagcaGTTAAACAACATGCTCAGATTGGCCAGCTGGTGGGTAGAGGAGCCAGGATTCAGGTCGGCACCATCAACCCCTCCACCCCGTGATACTGACAATGAGGTGCAAGGAGCCCTCGGAGGTCAGGTCCTCAGGAACCACCCAAGCTGATAAGCCAAGATAACACGGGCCTGTCCTTTCTCCCACAAGAGGCAGAGAATGGAGGCTGCTGAGTCACTGAAATGACTGTGATACTCACTCGACCAGGAATTCCAAGGGTGTCCAGGAGCTGAAGTCGGCCTCAGGCATTGATTTCCTGTTCATCGGTGTGTCCAGGGTAACCCTGCGAGCACAGAGATAAGCGTGTCACATGTGCCTCCCCCTCAGAACAACAGCTGCCCGGCCCTCCTTGGCCGGGAAAGTATGTGGAGAGATCACACGAAGATAATCAGAGAGAGGTCAGGAAGCCGTCCACAGTTACAGAGATCACATCCCAGTCTGACTCAACCAAGCGCTTCAGAACTCACCCTTCAGGCAGACAGGAACAAAATGAAAGGGCcatgttttgccttttttctaaAACACCGTCTTTACTAAAGTAAACTGTCCTGCTGTTTATGTCTCCATTCACTCCCTAAAATGTGGCAGACTcatttctcaggttttttttatGTGTAATCATAATATTCCTTTAActatggggaaaagacagcctcatcCTTCATTTTGTGGCTGTTTTCCATGAAATCTTCCAATTTTCAGCAAGGGAATACAGAATTCAGATATGTATGACTTTCCCAAGAAACTTCAGGCCTCGGAAATCATTCAAAATAGCCGTGAGACCAAGTCACAGAAGCCCACAAATGAATATGTGGACAGCCCAGTCCCCTAGCAGACAGACATCCTCTTCATAGGAGCACAGCTAAGAGACAAGCCATTTCGTCCTGGAATCCCTCCAGAAACGTCTCCCCGTAGTTTCCCATATTCTTCCCCAGGCTCCCCCTCTCCCATCCCACAAACCTAATACAGTCTCTCTTCTACACCGACCTTATAATGACTTGAAAGACAgaactacaaataataaaattaaatgtgtaaactattttttaacaaggagggagggagggacagacagagggaaggaaaaaaaacaagaaagaggcAAGAGAGACCCATCCCATCAGCCAAGCAACCATTCTGGAAAGCCCAGGACAATCCAAAACCTGAACAGGTACCTTCAGGGCCTCTGGTGAATTTCAGAAGCCAAGGTGACGGCACACACGCACCCCCGCTGTAGAGTGACTCTAGGACACATGTGAACTCTCAGCcgtggggcagaggtgggggagaCTCCCCAGCACTTACGGGAGCACGGCGATGGCAGCAGACCCGGACGGCATGCCGCTGTCCTTCCCGGCCAGGCTCTGGCAAAGCTGGTGAACCGCACCCTTGGCCATGCCGTAGCCAATCATCCCTGGGAAATAAGGAGAAAGCATTTCAGTGACCACTGGCCGCCACTGGTATGTCCAAAGAACACCACGCCAGGGTCCAGAAGAGGACGGGAAAAGAGAACCAGGGACGTCCATGGAGAGAAAGTGGAAGGGACATAACCTTCTATTTGCCTGGTACTTAATATTTATCACAGAAGCCATGAGGTTAATCCTATTTTTATTgctaaggaaacagaggctcggACAGGGTGAGTAATATGCCCAGGCTCACACACAGACTCGCACCGAGGCCAATGGAGAGGTTAAAAGCCAAGCAAGAGTTCTGAACCCCTGTATCGACAACTGCTTGTGAGTAGCCTGCACACATCCACCCTGGGTGCCCAATGGGTCAGCAAAACCGAGCAGTCATTTGAAGCGCAGGCTTTAGAGTCAGGCTGAGCAGGTTCAAAGCCCACCTCTTCCACTTACCACTAAAGAAATCCAGGCGGGTTCTCAAAACCTTTCTAATCCTCAGTtatcccatctgtaaaatggggataaagtaCTTAATTCTAGGCTCAGGACAGGGCAGGACTTCCATAAGTGTTTCCCATCAGATTAATAGAAGTGCTATGGCCTGGAGTCCAACTCCTTGTTTAAAGTATACCATCTGGGGAAATTCCTTAGTGGTCCagggttaggactccacgctaccactgcatggggcacaagttcgatccctggtccaggaactaagatcccacaagccacgcagcacagccaaaaaataaaagaataaagtatacCATTTGAGCAATTGTGACATATGGGCATACAAGCTACCTATTagccttcctttcctcccatgAGTCAGCAAATGCTTGCTGACAGAAGTAAGGCATGccttcttttattgaagtacagttgatttacaacgttgtgttaatttctgctgtgcagcaaagtaattcagttatacatctatatacattctttttttaatattctcttccattatggtttattacaggaggTTGAATATGGTTCTCTGTGCttcacagtaggaccttgctgtttatccagtCTATATATTGAATACAATAGCTTATTAGGACAGGTTTCCGTCTGAACCCCCAGACACATGGCAAGCGaggtctctctcctctccaaAGTTCCCCACAGCACTCAGCTGTAGGTGCACTAAATGCAGTTATCACAGTAACAAAGAATGGTTAATTGCTGTCAACACCCCTCCACCTTCAGAAAACCACTACTTCCAAAGGTCAGCAGTGCCCTTAAAAACCCCAGCAGGCATGCTGTTTAAAGAATAACAACTGAGGAGGCATCAGAGGTCCAGGGGGAGGTGGGGCTCACAGCCCAGCCAAGAAACCAATCACTGAACCGCTTCCACAGTAACCTCAAATTGCAAAAGAGGGTCAAGGTTTCAAAAAGTTATTTAGAAGTACAAGAAGAATATTTCACCAAACCTGGCTTCTCTGTTTAATTAGAGGCAGGAGGCCAACAATGGCAGGAAGATCtaatagtaattaaaataaaccAGTGCATGAATCTCATTCGTTCAGCCCCTGTCCCCAGCAAACTCCTAGGACTCTCTCTTCATTCCACTCAAACAGCATGAAAGCAGGGAATCGGatgaagaaagaaacaagcagccagcagccagcagcccTAATGGTTTAATTCCACAGAATTCTACACAATGCGGGTAAGGGCATCATtggcaagatatggaaaaaaatgcatatcATTAAGAAGATAAAAACTGTCTTTCCAATTACAAAATGATCAGTGTAGTCCCTAAGGACTGATTTCCAAACATAAAACACATCCTTAAATGGTAAACAAAAGTGATCACCATCACTTCCATACAGTTTATGCTCCAGTGGACAGTCTACAAATACAACCTTCGACATAGGAGGGTGAGGGTTTTCTCAGTATCTTTCCAAgtgaaaaactttcttttttttttttttttttttttttttttttgcggtgtgcgggcctctcactgttgtggcctttcccgttgcagagcacaggctccagacacgcaggctcagcggccatggctcacaggcccagccgctctgcggcatgtgggatcttcctggaccggggcacaaacccgtgtcccctgcatcggcaggcggactctcaaccactgcgccaccagggaagccccaaaactttCTATTTTTGAACAACTCTTCTTGGGTTTGAAGGACTCTTAAGCCTGCTCATCACCTGCTTTCACAGATTTCCCCCATATTTTTCTGGGGTCCAAATCAGTTAAAAGATTTCATGACTCAAATAAGTTTAACAACATCTAACTAACGAGCTGAAAGATGAACAAATTTATTAACATCTGAAGCAAGAGTAACTGAGCAAAAGTAAGTCTggagtaaataataataatagttcacATTTACTACTGACCTAATACCTTTTCTAAACCATTTACATCCATTAAGATGTTTACAAGTCACAACTAACCATATAAAGGAGGTATTACTATTTaccttcactttacagatgacaaaactgaggttcagagaggttaagtaacttgccaaataTCGCACAGCAACTAACTGGCAAAACCACAATACAAAACCAACCCATGTAGTTCCAGATCCCATAGTCTTAATCAGTATCTGAAACTATAAGCAAAGAATGATATTTACAAACCAAAGGCAAGTAGAAGACTCTTTTGTCCTTCAGAAAAATTAGTCTTTCAGTCCTAGGGTTTTTTTTCAATGTCAAGCTATTACTCATTTCTCTATTTACTTTCTAGTACCTCTGCTCTATGTCACCTCTAATAAAAATCAGATCTTAACCCAACTAGCATCTAGCATATGCACAGCTTTAATCATTGCAATAGCCACGGACTTGTAAGATCACATGCTCTGAGAAACATGGTAAGAAAATGAGTGGCAAGAAATTATTAATTTGTAACAGGCTCACAGTTAAGTTAGTTACATTAAAATCGAAAAAGGTGCTCAAGGTTTCCACCACTTACTAAAGAGATCCCAAAAAAGCTCCCCCCCGCTTTTTTTAAGAAGAGTTCAATGTAGGTAGTCGAGATAAGACAGTTTCTGCCTCCCTGTGCTAACTCCCTGACCCCCTGCTTAAATTCTCTTAGCCCGATCTCAAAGGGAGAGTGACGGGTTGAACTGTGCCCCCCAGCCAAACTCagatattgaagtcctaacccccatacctcagaatgtgactgtatttggagatgggaggtaattaagttaaaatgaggtcattagggtgggtcctaatccaatatgactggtatacTTCTAAGAAGAGGCAATTTGGACACAGACAAACACAGAGGGAGGACAATgcaaagacacagggagaagacagccatccacaagccaaggagagaggcctcagaagaaagcaaccctgctgacaccttgatcttgaacttctagcctccagaactgtgagaaaatacttatgccacccagtctgtggtactttgttatggcaaccctagcaagCTAACACAGGGAGTACAAAATGCAAAGGGAACTTGGATCTGCGTGATGTAATGAAAAAgcacagaatttaaaaatgatcagGGTTTCAATTCAATGTACGTTTGCAACTTATTTTTTGCATAACCCAGACAAATTACTTACCCTCTCTAagttttagtttccttatctgtaaaatgaaaaagataataatgACCTCTACCCCAGGATTAAATGACTATATATAATAAGACTTACCATGTGCCGGGCACTTTGTACATATTAATACCTCTAACACCCTATAACTACCTTCAAAGTAGATATTACTGTCACTACATTACAATTAAGGAAACTACAGCAGAAATATCGTCAAAGAGAACAAATGATTGTTCTAGGCCACACAGCTAGGGTGAAGAATCTACCTCAGCGTCTCTCGCTCTACAGCTCACACTATCCTTGGGACACGTGAACACAATGTGACTATTACCTAGCTGATAGCTACTGCAACACCATTCATTCCCTGGGTGCATCACAGATAAATAAACAAGATGAGGGGCTGCCAGATTACAGCGGTCCTTCACCACCGCGAACATGAGGACAATGCAAATGAAAAGATCAGGAGTTTTTCCCCTAAAAAAATTTGGGCCTAAAAGGAAGCAAAATCTATCAAACTGTAAAGCACCTGAGAGGGTAAAGGGCTTTAATAGTCCTCATCTCACGGAAGTGTCCAGCAACCCCAGCAAGCAAGTATTagcatccccatttcacagacagggAAATGGAGGCTCACCTGGAGTCCCATCCAGGGCGGCCTTGGCCCCTGCCAAGGTCAGGAGGCCTCCTTCTTTGAGGTGCTTGGTGGCCAGGTGGCTGGAGATGGTCGACGTCCAAATGCTCTGCTTCCACATCAGGTCACAGTTTTTAAAGAGAGCTGAGCAAAGAAACACACGAGGTGAGCGTTCACAGGGAAGAAAATGACAGGTGAGCTCGGCTCATGGCGCCCGACACTCCAGGAAGCCCTCACAGCCACTCTGTGTCTACAAGGAGATCTAATACAAACAGCCCAGGGCTTGCGGTCAGAGACACGGGTTCGAATCCAGGCCACGTGATCACCTGAGTCTcaacttcctcacctgtaaactggTAAACGTCAGCCGATAAATGAGGACTGTTGACAAAATATGCAGGACTGGCTTTAATTCAAACATTGTCCTACTTCATAAAGGGCATTAGATCTATAATTAGAACCTATATATCTAAGTCAGGTTTTATCTGTGATGAAAATCTCAGGGACTATTACCATCTGGACATAAAGAGGGCTTTTAGGGAGCtacatttttttatggctgaaagtTTAATGTCAGCTTTAAAGACGCTTTCAAAGAAAGCTGAAATAACAACCATTTTGCAGTTGTTTTAACCCTCTGGCCTTCCAGAGACGTGAGGAGGAATAAGTGGTAAGGAGTGTCACATCACCAGCTGAACAGttgtccccttcctccctcacagGACACACAGAACCCAGTGAAGCTGCGCCCATGACCCAGAAAGAGAGACCTCCTGATACAGGAGGAGGGGTCTTCAGTAGGTGACAACCAAGGTACTGCATTTCCCTGctaaaaagaactacaaaaaaaagaaaaaaaaggatggacCCACATGTATCACTTCTTGTTACCAAAATACACAAAAGGCCATCAGGGTGTTTTGCCAACCTGATCACCACACAAAATACCAATTTCACATTTAAGTGTAGTTCACAGAAAATCAATTCCTTTTTAAATGGCTTTGGCtgataaatgtagaaggaatgatagaattagaaaactACCATTTTCCAATCCCCAATGGGATGACTGACTCAGGTAGAGATTACCAATGGATGCTTATAACCATTAGGTTTTGGGAATCTGGGGTTCTCAAGGTGTTTGGGAACAGGATATTCATACACGATGCCCAAGTACTATCCCATAGGTCACTTATAATtgcaaacagaaaaatgaacCTTTATGATGGAAATCTTATCAGCTTGCCACCTTAACCAAGCATGAAATTTGGCATCCCTCTGGATGGAGAAGGCCATATGACATGGTAAGCTCTCTATGTGATGCAGTGTGAAGTCCACATCACTCAGGAAGCATTCTCACCTCAAAATATTTAACCTGAATCTAAGCAAGCCTCTAGACCTACCTTCCAGTTCACAGGAAATACCAGGGACAGAGGAACAAGGTAAATGATACCTTAAAGAAACAGTTTGACAAATTCAGTGTGGGTGACAGTCTATATGAAAACTGCCCTGGACCTGCCAAGTCtgtcacaggaaaaaaaaaccattctAGATTAAGAGactaaaaacaacaataaaatgcaGTACATAAACCCTGACTGGAACAAATTTAGAGAAAACAACTATGAAAGATATGGAATAAACTGAGGTAATCAGAACATGAGCTGATACTATTAATCTTATAGAATCACTGTTAATTTTCTTAGGTATGAGAATGGTATTACGATAATGTGGGAGAACAGCTTCATCTTTGGAGGCGCATGTTGAAATATAGTGAAGTGTCAAATTACTTTCAAAtgatcaacaacaacaacaaaatacacacacagaggacACACATGTAAGAAAGCAAGAGAATGCAAGTATAGCAAATGTTAACAAGGATTGAATCTAGACGGAGGACATAAGGGTGTGCGTTGAActgttctttcaacttttctgtatatctgaaaatgttcataataaaaaatggaaaatatactcAGCTTTAACAAAAGCTCAATTTTGAGTCCTTTTGACCTTCAGAATGATCTCTCCATTCCATTCACATCCCCCAACTCCCAGTAATAATCCCTGAAAGACTGGGGTAGAAACAACGCTGATTTCATTTCGTCTCCTTTTTAAATGTCAATCTCAAGGTCCCTCTGCCCTAACCCCCTTCTATGGgaagttttttctttatctgtaaaacagggtgTTGATCCCTACCTCACAGCTACGGTAAAGCTTCTGGGAGACATACAGGAAAACATCTGACCTGACACGTAGTATAGACCCATCCCCACGCACCTGGACAAAGAGAAGAGCAAAATGACTAACTCAGAAAAAGACTCACACTTGGACTTGGCATTGCCCCCAGCCCATCCTCCAGCCACACAAAGGATCGCGTCCACCTTCTCTGCACCCAAGAGCTTCCCAACCTCAGCCGTCACCTGAAATAAAAGGGTTGGGAAGACGCACAAACAGTCAGGTAAACCGCAGCAGGCTGACATCTTTACAGTCAcctctatttatttttcacttctttttaagtCAGTTCACAGTACCTGGCAATTAATACTTTGAAAATAAGATGCAGGACCAATTTATAATGGACATTTGGATAGTGAAGCTCGACTACATTTCAGTGTGAGCTTTATAAAGCAACCCAGTCTTCTTCTGAACATCTAAAGGGTGGAGACAtatgcatccctggaataaaacaataaataaagtaggaaaagtttttaaaaaaaatcacctaggGCTTCACTGCCTACAGCTAGCCTTCTGGTATACTTCTTTGCCGACTTTCTTTGCAAATCACAGAATCATAATCTGAAATAATCAATTCCACTCTCCTTGGAATACAAGTATCCCATTAACTGcaactccaagaaaaaaaaaagccaaagagaaattatttttttttaaaaagcaataaaaaatagtCAACAGCAAAATGTTGGTAAATAATGAGTACATGGGGGTTCATTTTAATTCTCTATTTCTGTctgattaaaatgtttaaagtgttGAAAACATATACATGTCCTTTTATtacaatttattaaaacaaaagtcTGACAAGACAGACAATCCTGGTCATTACCCATGACCCTTTTCCATGTTTTTCTGGAAGGCATCTATGCCCACCACTATACCATATTTTTTCTGGAATGGCTGAAAGGACCACAGCCTCTCAATAGCTTTGTTAAGATCAATCTTCTTAAGACTTAACACAATGGTGTTAAGTGTAAATGGTGTAATTCTCCCAGCAGTAACATTTCAGTCTCTGACTGCTTTCCCTAACTATTTCCGAGCCTTAAATTACTttttcaagggacttccctggcggtccagtggttaggactccgcactttcactacgcagggcacaggttcaatccctggaactaagatcctgcaaaccatgAGGcccagccaaaaacaaaaattactctTCCAAAGAGACTGCATTAGCAACGGAAATCAATCTTTCCTCTCCGTACATTCTATACCTAAAGCTTTCATTTTAAGATTTCTGAATATCCCTTGGCAAGTATCTCACCTAATCCTGATTTAGCTTTTGTTGACCTTTTGCCTGTTACCCTGGTTCCCCGGCTGCCCCTCCCTTGATTTCTAAGCCAGACCCTGCTGCCAAGAGCCCAGATCCCAGCTGCAGGAAATTGGATCATTTCCCCTGACCTCTGTACAGGCACACAACCTGTGCTCTCTACTTTTTAGGGAAGCATGGAGCCCGTACCAACAATGCACCtgcttgatttgtttttttacaacctctgtcttttatttttataataaaattaaaacgaGGCATTTTAAAACTCCTTCCCCTTAAATTCTGCTTTCTGCCCAATAGTCTTCTAAAGATTTAGTACTGCTCTCACTTCTTCATCTTATCACTGTCATCGTGAATTTCCAATCCAGGGGCCAATTTTACGTGTA
This window contains:
- the QDPR gene encoding dihydropteridine reductase encodes the protein MAAVAGETRRVLVYGGRGALGSRCVQAFRARNWWVASIDVVENEEASASVLVKMTDSFTEQADQVTAEVGKLLGAEKVDAILCVAGGWAGGNAKSKSLFKNCDLMWKQSIWTSTISSHLATKHLKEGGLLTLAGAKAALDGTPGMIGYGMAKGAVHQLCQSLAGKDSGMPSGSAAIAVLPVTLDTPMNRKSMPEADFSSWTPLEFLVETFHDWITEKNRPSSGSLIQVVTTKGRTELTPAYF